Genomic segment of Thermoleophilia bacterium:
TCTTCCCAGACTTGTCTTGCCAACTCCTGGCGGACCAACGAAGCATAGGATGGGTCCGGATACCTCAGACTTAAGTTTCTGCACGGCGAGGAACTCAAGAATGCGGTCTTTGACGTCGTCCAGGTCGTAGTGATCCTCATCGAGGATCTTGCGGGCATGGGCGACGTCCAAGTTGTCTTCGGTTTCCTCTCTCCACGGCAGCGACAGGATCCAGTCTAGATAAGTGCGGATTACCCCGTATTCCGCTGCGGCTGGGTTAAGACGCGAAAGACGATCAAGTTCACGCCGTGCCTGCTTCTCCACCTCTTCGGGCAGGTTGGCTTTCTCTATGCGTTCCCTAAGTTCATTTATCTCAGCCTGCGTTTCGTCGGTTTCTCCCAGCTCTTCTTGGATGGCCTTGAGTTGCTGCCGGAGAAGCCACTCTCTTTGGGTCCTGTCCATTTCGGACTGTACCTGGCTTTGAATCTTTGACCCGAGCTCCAAGACTTCCAGCTCGCGGCTCATGAGGGCGGTTAGGAAGCGAAGCCGCTTGGCTACGTTCACTTCTTCGAGGAGCTTCTGTTTGTCCTCAGTCTTGATCCGCATGGTGGATGCGATGAAGTAACCAAGAACGGCTGGATCCTCTATGCTGGCTGCCGCCATCTCCAGCTCGTCCGGCAGATAAGGGACAAGCTGGACAATCTTGGTGTAGACCGACAGCAGGTTACGGTGAAGCGCCTCTAGCTCGGGTCCAGGTTGAACTTCATCCGGAAGTTCGATCACCTCTGCGACCAGGTAAGGCTCTTGGGCCACAAAGCGGTCAATCTTTATCCTGCGCAATCCCTGTACCATGATGCGCAGCGTGCCGTCAGGGACTTTGACCATCTTCTGCACGACGGCAATCACCCCGACGGAATAAACATCATCCGGACCGGGTACTTCTACCTCGGCGCTCTTTGCCGCAACCAGCCCGAGCTGCCGGTCTCCCCGCAAGATGTCATCAATCAGCCGAATGGAGCGCGGCTGACCGACAGCTAGGGGCACCATGGTGTCGGGAAAGACCACCGTGTCGCGCAAGGGAAGAATGGGCAGTCGCATTACAGCAGTACTGCCGGCGGGCCTCTCTTGTCCCGGCGCGGTTTGGACAGTCTCGGCTGTCATCTCATGGGCGGTCGCCACAGTGGCCGCTTGTGAAGTCGCAGCCTCGGCCGGTTGGGTTGCAGCACCTGCTTCCTGGGTCGCAGCGCTTGCTTCTTGGGTTCCAGTCAAGTCTTCCCTTTGGCTCACTGTTGCTCACCCCCTTGAGATTCCTCCGAGACGATGGGAATTCGCCGCGAGGGGCGTCTGGGCTTAAGGGGTATAGTGATCTCCAGATACCCGCTGCGGTACTCAGCTCTTGCCTCGCTCGGATCGACCTCAGCTGTCAAGGGCACAAGCCGTTCAAAAGGCCCATAGGTTATCTCCATCTGGTGATAGGCGGCTTCGGGCGGGCGGTCGTCTGCCCTGATGCCGCTGACCCGCAAGACATTGTCCTCAATTTCAAGGCTGACTTGGTCCGGGTCCACACCGGCGAGCTCCAACTTGACGACCAAGGCGCGTTGCCGGTTGTCAAAGTAAACATCGGTGTTAGGGCGAAAAACGGGGGTTCCACGCAGAGAAACCCTTTCCAGCCGTACTAGCTCTAGGAACATCCGGTCAACCTCGCTTTGTACGCGGCGAAGACCTGGGTTCTCGTTTCTGTTTCTGGCTTCCATGCCGAGACCTCGCCTTGTTGGCTTCTCCATTCACCATGCGCGTCTTTAAGACCTGAACACTAGGCTTGTGTCATATCCTGCTGCCTACGCAGGACTGAACCTGCTGCCTACGCCGGACTGAATAATACCCTGTTCTTCTATCGGGTAAGCCTTGTCAGTTGTTCAAGAACCTGGCCTAACTTACTGATCTCCTCGCCATACTTGGCCCAATCCCCCCGGCGTTGGGCTTCAAGTGCGGCGTCGTAGTGTTTTGCGGCGAGCTCGATGAGTTGTGAGATTTCTGGGGTAGTTGTGGACCCAGGGCCGCTAGGTGTGCTGGTTGTGGTAGTGGTGGTGGAAGACCCCGTGGCTGTAGTAGTGCCCGGCGGAGATGGAGTGGTTGAGGAGCCACTTGAGGTGGAGGTCGTTTCGCCAGCGGGACTCTGGCCAAAAACTTTGGCGAGCGCCTCCTTGACCGTAGGCTCCATTACCACCTGTTCCCCGTATGCCACGATGACCCGGGTGAGCTCGGGGATGGGGCTCTGCTCGGCTTGCAGATAAACCGGTTCGAAGTAGACGATGGACCGGCCGATAGGCACAACCAGAAGATTGCCTCTGATCACCCGACTTCCGGCCTGGTCCCAAAGCGTAAGTTGCGAAGAGATGGCCGGGTCATTGCTGATGCGCGCCTCCACCTGAGCCGGTCCGTAAACCAGCTTGTCCTTGGGTAAGGTCAGGACTAGCAACTTGCCGTAATGTTGGCCGTCCTGGCGAGCGACCAAGATCGCGGTCATGTTCTTCTTGGTGAGCGGAGAAAAAGGCTGGAGGAGGACAAACTCGGCGTTTGTTTCTCCAGGTAATGCTAGTACCTGATAATACGGGGCAACGGGGATTTCCTCTGCGCCATAAAGCTCGTACGGGATTTCCCACACGTCTTCTTTGTTGTAAAAAATCTGAGGATCGGTCATGTGATAAGTAGCCAGCACTGAGGCTTGGATGCTAAACAGGTCCTCTGGATAACGCATGTGGGCGCGAAGGTCAGCTGGCATCTGGTCTCCCGAAACAAAAAGCCCGCCGAAGATCTTGCTCCACGCTTTGGCGAGGGGATCACTTGCGTCAACCTGATAGAAGGTCACGGTGCCGTCGTATGCGTCAATCACGGCCTTTACTGCACCGCGGATGTAGTTAATGTTGTTTGCATGCGGCTGGGAGTAAGGAAAGCGGGAGCTTGTGGTGTAAGCATCCCACATCCACACGAGTGTTCCGTCAGGGCGGAGGACAAGATAGGGATCCCGGTCGTATACCAAGAACGGGGCAAGTGCTTGCACTCTTTCTTTGATGGTGCGGCGAAACATGATGCGCGAGTCTTGGGTAAGAGCGTCAGAGAGAAGGAGTTTCAGACTGCCAAAGCGCACGCTAAAGGCCAGTTTCCTAAGCCAGGATCCAACGGGAATCCCGCCAGCCCCCTGATAGGTGCTAAACACGTTGGTGTCGCCACTGGGATAGTCGAACTCTTTTGTGGCTGTCTTTACTACCACGAATTCGTTGCCAAGCTCTCCGTAATAGATCTCTGGCCTCGTCACTTTTAGGTCAATGGAAGAAGCGGGGGGGATGTTGCTTATGAACAACACCGGGAGACCATCGGGCGCGGCCTCGTTCACCGGGCTCATAACTAGCCCATATCCGTGGGTGTAAACGAGGTGCCTGTTGACCCAAGTTTTCGACTGTTCTTGCAATTGTTCCTGATCGAGCTCTCTGGCGCTTACGAGAACCTCGCGGTACTTACCGTTTACGACGTAGCGGTCTACGTCCACGTCGTTGAAAGCGTAGTAGAGCCGTATCTCCTGGATCTGAGAGTAAGTAGAAAGCGCAGGTCTGGGCTCCCACAGGCGCACGTTTTCAGTGGTGGCTGCGTACCTGGCCAACTCTTGAGGTGTGAGATCCGTTGTGGCTGGATAAGGGAGCTGGATTAGGTTGCTTAGTCCGAACGCCCACCGAGTGGCCTCCAAGTTGTACTGAATGTACTTACTCTCGGCGGCGATTTCATTTGGAGTGACTCGGTATTGCTGCACGATGGCCGGGTATGCCTTGCCAGCAAAGACCCACGTGAGAAGCATTACCAGAATAGCGGCCATAGGAAGCCGCCACCCTCGGTAGCGTACGTTCACGAGAAAAAGCGCCGCTGCAATCAAGGCGACGACCGCGAGGAAACGAAGAACTGGCAGCGAAGCATGCACGTCCGTGTAGCTTGCTCCAAATGTCACCCCGCGGGTGGAGTAAACGAGCTCCCAGCTTTGCAGCAGGTAGTCCGCGGCTTTTGCGAGCATGGCCAAGGCAAGCAGGGCTGAGAGGTGAGCCTTTACGTGGGGAGCCAGGCGGAGGCGGCGACGATTGTCTATGGTCAACGCTCTTTGCAACAAGTAGACAAGCGCCAGGACTACAAGAGTTAGAAGTACAAGCAGCCCGACAAAGTTGACGAGCATGGACCAAAGAGGAAGTGTGAAAACAAAGAAGGATGCATCCTTGCCAAACAAGGGGTCGCTGTAGCCAAAGGGGGTGCGGTTGAGAAACAAAAGTACCGTTTCCCACTTTCCGCTGTAGGCTGCTCCCATGATTACAGCGGCCACGAGCGAAAGACCCAGCAAGAGTCTGTCTCTCCATTTTGGCCGCCTGACTAGCTCCAAGACTTCTTGGTTTCCCTCACCTGTGACTGGGACAAAGCGAGGAGATAGTCGCCTTGCAAGGCGCAAGTTGCCGAAGAAAAAGGCAAAAAAGACAAGGCCGAAGAACGCTCCCACGCCCAACTTGGCCAAGAATGGGGTCCAGAACACCGAGGTATAGCCCACCTCTTTGTACCAAAGGTAGTTGGTCCAAATGCGGGAGAAAATCTCGAGAATAATGATGATGACCGCAAGTGTCCCGAACACTAGGACCGCCCGTCGGAGCGGGCCGGGTCTTAGGTGAATGAGTCTCTGCAACCGGTCGTGGGTTGTCTGTTTAGGCACTACTTGCTGTACCTCGTGCTCCGACGGGCTTACTGTCCCTCATGGCCGACTGTCGCTCATATTTCTGCTACCGGGCATGCGGGAGGACCATCACAGTCCGCTCAGCTGGCAGGGTGGAGCGTGTCAACTCGATAGTGGGACTATCTTTGTGCTCAACCCTTGTCTGGGTTGCCAAGAAGTCATCGACCTTGGCGATAGGAAAATCGACCCGATCGGTCTTATAGTGCATGGGAATGACCACGCGCGGGTTTATGGCCTCCACGACCTTGGCTGCTTGTTTGTGATCGATGGTGAAGAAACCTCCGACAGGAACAAGGAGCACATCCACGCGCCCTAGGGCCTTTGTAGTTGTGTCGTCCAAGGTGTGACCTAGGTCGCCCAAGTGGGCAAGGCGAATATCCCCGTCGTCAATGACGATCAGGGTGTTCTTCCCCCGTTCACTGCCGCCCTTTTCGTCGTGAGCTACGTGGAAGCCTGTGATAGTCACTTTCCCCACGTTCACCTGGTCCGGATGAACGTATGCCTTGGGATTTCCTAGCACGGTGTCGCATGCGCCGTGGTCGTCATGCTCGTGGCTTGCTATGACCACGTCGGCAGTTTCTCCGACCGGGTCGTACTTCACTGCGCCGTCGTACGCGCCCGACCGATAAGGGTCAATGATTATTCTGGTGCCATCCTGCGTCTGCACAAGGAAGGAAGAATGACCAAAGTAGGTAAGCTTCATGATTGTCCCTCCCCTTACAAGAGCCAGTGCCAGCATAGGTTAGCGGATGCCAAGACTGGGTAACAATACATCAGCCTGGTGCAAAGAGCAGCCGCCAAGAGGGTAGGAGGCGGTAAAATCACGTCTTGCACCGGGCGTATGGTTTAGAAAAACGTAAACAAATAGTCTGTGTGTTTGAAGAACAAGGAGTGTTTCATGAGCGGAGGGACTGTAAAAGAAGTTAACGCCCAGGAGTTTGATGAACTGTTGTCGACATCGACAGTCCCGGTGGTTGTTGACTTTTGGGCTCCGTGGTGTGGACCCTGTCGCATGGTTGCGCCAGTGCTTGAGAAACTGGCAGCTGATCATGCGGGCAAGGTCACGGTAGCCAAGGTAAACGTTGATATGCATCCGGACCTGGCAGCTCGCTATGGGATTATGAGCATCCCAACGGTTATTCTATTTAGTGGCGGGAGAGTGCAGAAGCAGCTGATTGGAGCACGCAGGTTGGAAGAATACGAGAGGGAGTTTGGACTGGTCTGATGGCGTCATACGATCTGAAATGCCGCTCATGCGGTAAAGAGTTTGAAGTGTTTGTCCTTGGTTTTCTCAAGGACGGAGCCAAGGTCTGCCCAGAGTGCGGCAGCAAGGATGTGGAGCGCCGTTATACAGCCTTCGAGGGCGTTATCAGCGTGAACTCGTCCTCGGAGAAGCGGCTTGCCTCCTGCCCGGACGGCGGCCGCCGCGAGCCGGCGAGCTGTCCGATGGGCTCCTGCTGCAACTGCGGGGGACTTAACTAGTAGTCTGCCCGGAAAAGGGTAGGCCGGTGGCGCAGCGCAGGATGAAGAGTTAAATAGGCCGCAGCGGGAGCCGCGCAGTTGCGCGGCTCCCGCTGCGCCAACAAAGGAGAGCCGTGCACCCCGAACTCCTACACATCGGGAGCTTTACCCTTTATTCCTATGGGGTCATGATGGCCCTGGCTTTTATTGCCGCCGGTTTTGTTGCACGCTGGCAGTTCAAGAAACGCGGTGTTGACCCAGACTTCATTTTTCCTCTTCTCATTGCCGCCATCGTAGGCGGTCTGCTGGGAGCAAAAATCCACTACCTAATCATTCACCCGGAGGAGTGGCCCGACAATCTCCTAAGCGGCCAAGGCTTGGTGTGGTTTGGAGGTCTGTTTGGCGCAATAGCCGCTGTGGTCATAGTGACCCTTGTTTCTCGTAAACCTCTTGGTGCGGTAATGGATGCAGGCGCGGTAGCGGTACCGGTTGGCTACTTCTTTGGGCGAATGGGCTGTTTCTTGCGGGGATGCTGCCACGGGCAACCTACAGATCTGCCATGGGGGCTTTCCTTCCCCGAGGGGATACCTCCTACCCCGCCGGGAGTAAAGGTCCATCCCACTCAGCTTTACTCCGGCGTCGCTTCGCTTGTGATCTTCGCTCTGCTTGCCTGGGTGATAGGTCCGCGGCTTAAGAGGCAGGGGTCCTTGATCTTTGTGTACGCTCTCATTGCTGGAATAGAGCGGTTTCTAGTTGAGTTTATTCGCACAAATGAACCGGTGGGGTTGGGTCTTACCCAGCAGCAGTGGATAGCTATAGCCATGATGATCGTTGGCGTGGCCGGGACTTACTGGTTTGAGACTCATGGCAAGCCTCGAATAGCGGTTGAAGTCTCGGCCTCGGGCGGTGCCAAAACGGTGTCGGGCAAGGCCGTGACCAAACGCTAGGCGCTAGGCGGTCTCGACTGCGGCCGAACTCCAAGTGCTGTTGATCAACCCGCATCTGGCGCTGGTCGTCTAGCGATCATTGCGATCAGCGCTCTTGGAACCAGCCCCTAAGCCATTGCGTCCAATCAAACGTTCGCTAAGCGTCGTAAAGATCCAGGGGGTGGGGCATGAAAAGCAGAAGAGCGCGCACGGGGTGGCTGATCGCGCTTGCCTGTGTGGGGGTTCTGATAGCGGCTGGCCTGGTTTCTGCCGCGGGGTGCGGCACCAAAGATGAGGTGTCTCAGTCCACCGCTTCCACTGTGTATCGGGGCTCTGAGGAGGGGTATGTTACTACCACTGCCGCGGGCTACTCTCCCTCCGAAGGGGTGCCAGCTACTCAAGACAAAGGGTATGCGCCTGCTCCGAGCCAAGGGTCAGGCACTGCCACTGGCGGGCTTAGCACTCTTGAGGCCGCGGCAGGCCAAAAAGTTATCACCGACGCGGTCCTTGAAATTGAGGTTGAGCAAGGCAAGTTCCAAGCTGTTTTCGAGCAGGCTCGGCTGCTTGCTGACAGATACGGCGGATATGTAGTTAGCTCGCAAGCCTTCTCTGGCGACGAAGAAGACGCGATGAAGAGCGGCACCGTGGTTGTGCGCGTTCCTGCATCCTCGTTTAACCGCGCCCTGAGTGACGCCGAAAAGCTTGGCCATCTGAAGCGCGAGCAGATCCAGACCCAGGATGTTACGGAGGAGTTTGTCGATCTAAAAGCGCGCATCGCTAACGCAGAGGCGCATGTGAAGGCTCTACAGGCGTTGTTGGCAAAGGCGCAAACAGTGGATGAAATTCTTCAAGTCCAGCAAACGCTTACCTACGCTCAGGAAGAACTTGAGCGCTTGCAAGGGAGGATGCGGTACCTGGATGAACACACCAGTTACTCCACATTGACAATGACCATTTATGAGGTTGGAGCTGAAGTTGTAACCGGGTCCAACTGGGGAGTGATCCAGGCTCTGAAGGATGCCCTCAAGAATGTGGTGAAAGCTTTTAACGCTATCGTGCGCGGGCTGGGTGTACTGATCCCGGTCTTGATACTTCTGGCCATCATTGCCTACATCATCTATCGGGTGGTGCTGGCAATAGCTCGGCGCAATCGGCAGCGGCGCATGGTTCAGGCTGCGCAGTACCCTATGGGCTGGGGCGCTCCACCTGCCGGGTGGGGTGGGACTCCAGGACCGGGTGTAGCAGGCCCAACATCCCCAACATCCCAGGCTGGCGGGCCTGAGTCGAGCGGCCCCGCGGGGGCTCCCCAGGCGCCGGGCGGGCCAGAGTCGGGCTCTTGATACGATGTGGCGGAAGGCCATGTCGGAGGAAGGCTAGGGATGGGGATTTGAAGTCTCGTTTTGGGGGCGGCGGCTGGCGTGTACGCCAGCCGCCGCCCCCAAACATGCGCTAAGAGCGAGCAGCCTCTGCATATCTCGCAATACCTAGTGTATACTGCTACCCTCGCGCCGCCAGGCTGGGGACTTTCTCTTGGCCAAACCCTCGTGTTGGGGAAGGGCGGCCAGTTACAATTTCATAACAAGCACTCCTGCTCCGACTAGTGGGGTCGGGGCCGCTTAGACCGTAGGAGGTGACTTAAGCTGAACGGCTACGAGCTCGTTCTCATCCTGCGTCCTGACGTTACGGATGAGGAACGCAACGCGGTGCTGCAACGCGCCAAGGACATCATCACTGGCGACCAAGGGGTCGTCTTACGAGTGGATGAGTGGGGCAGAAAGCGCCTCGCTTACGAAATAAAGCACATGGCAGAAGGCATTTACTATGTGCTCTATTTCGACTGTGCCCCCTCTACGCTGAATGAAGTAACGCGGGTCTTGCGTATCAGTGACTCTGTATTACGCTTTATGGCGGTGCGGCGCACCAAACCAGTGAGCACACAGGAGGGCACTGCTACTCAAGCTGAACCCATCGCTGAGGAAGCCTAAGCTTTTACTAAGGAGTCACGATGGCTCGCGGCATCGCACGTGTAACTTTGGTTGGCAACCTCACTCGCGACCCCGAGCTGCGCCAAACACCCTCTGGCACTCCAGTGTGCCAGCTGGCGGTGGCAGTCAATTCCTCTTACAAGGATGCCACTGGCCAGTGGGTGGAAAAGCCCAACTACTTTGATGTGATAGTGTGGGGAACCCAAGGCGAGAATTGTGCTCGCTATCTAAGTAAGGGTCGCCAGGTGGCGATCGATGGTCGTCTCGACCAGAGGACATGGGAGGGGCAGGACGGCGTAAGACGCTCAAAAGTAGAGATCATCGCCGATACAGTGATGTTCATAGGCGCGCCGGGCGAGCCTCGTGAGGCGCCCGAGCGAGGGCTGGAGCGTCTCGGCACCGATTCTCTTCCCCCGGATGATTTTCGTGACATCGATTTTGGGGCTGACGACATTCCGTTCTAGGTAGGCCCAGGAGGTATTAGGACAAGTTGGCTAGTGCAAAGAAGAAAAAGGCAAAGGCGGCTTCGAGCTCGCGGCGGAGAAAGTACTGCTTCTTCTGCAAAGAGAATCTCGAAGTTGACTACAAAGACTACGTGACCTTGCGCCGTTTCATGTCTGAGCGGGCAAAGATACGTTCGCGTCGTACTACGGGCGCCTGTCGGCGGCATCAGCGTCAAGTGGCCGTAGCAATCAAGCGGGCGCGTGAACTAGCGTTGCTGCCGTATATCGCTAGGTAGGTCAAGAAGTTAAACCCAGCGCGGATCGCGTGCTCCGCCGTTCTTGTCTTGTTGAGCGGCGAGACACAATGTCCGCGTGTGGTTGGTTGCAGGAGGGAGTAAGTTACATGGAGGTAATCCTGCTTCAGGATGTGGAAAACGTGGGCAAGAAGGGCGAGATTGCCCACGTTTCGGATGGTTTCGCTCGGAACTATCTCTTGCCGCGCAAGCTGGCCGAGGTGGCGACGCCTGGCCGTATTGCGGCAGTGCGCAAGATCATGGAGGAGAAGCAGGCGCGCGCGCGGCGTGAAGCTGAGCGCGCGGACGAAACCCGCGAGATACTTTGCCGCACAGTACTCACTATTCCGGCGTCGGTGGGAGCCGGTGAACGCCTCTTTGGATCCGTCACCAATCAAGACATTGCGGAAGCCATTTACGCCGCGCGCAAGATCAGGATCGACAAGCGCAACGTGGATCTGGCGGAGCCAATTAAGATGGTGGGAACCTACATGGTCAAAGTCCATGTGCATCCTAGTGTGGAGCCCGCCGAAGTAAAAGTCATCGTCATTCCTGAAGAGCGGAAGGCCTAAGGGTTCGGGCATCCCGCGGTCTCGGCAGGTCCGCGTCCCCAGAAAGGAGGGGCACAAGTGAAGGCCATGTCGAGCGGAGCCGCCCGCGACCAAGAAGCGGAATACAACGTACCGCACAACCTCGACGCCGAAATCTCGGTGTTGGGCGCCAGCATGCTTACTCCCAATGTCATTCCAGGGGTTAGCGAAATCATTCGCCCCCACTATTTTTACCGCCAAGCTCATCAGCGCATTTTCGAAGTAATAGAGGACCTTTTTTCCCGGGGCGAACCGGTTGATCCCATCACCGTGTGCGAGGAATTAGCGAACCGGGCGAGTCTTGAACTTGTAGGCGGGCGAGCTTATATCCATAGCCTGGTGGCGGCGGTTCCGGCGGCTACTAACGCGCGACACTATGCCGAGATCGTAAGAGAGAACTACTTGTTGCGTTCACTGATCAGGGTAGGCGGCGAGATTACGGAGATGGGCTACCGGCGTGAGCATCCGCCGCTGGAGCTCATTGATAAGGCCGAGCAGATGGTCTTTGAGATATCACAGAGCAAGGCCACCACCGAATTTGAGCCGCTCGGGGAGCTGAT
This window contains:
- a CDS encoding Hsp20/alpha crystallin family protein, with product MEARNRNENPGLRRVQSEVDRMFLELVRLERVSLRGTPVFRPNTDVYFDNRQRALVVKLELAGVDPDQVSLEIEDNVLRVSGIRADDRPPEAAYHQMEITYGPFERLVPLTAEVDPSEARAEYRSGYLEITIPLKPRRPSRRIPIVSEESQGGEQQ
- a CDS encoding UPF0182 family protein is translated as MFGTLAVIIIILEIFSRIWTNYLWYKEVGYTSVFWTPFLAKLGVGAFFGLVFFAFFFGNLRLARRLSPRFVPVTGEGNQEVLELVRRPKWRDRLLLGLSLVAAVIMGAAYSGKWETVLLFLNRTPFGYSDPLFGKDASFFVFTLPLWSMLVNFVGLLVLLTLVVLALVYLLQRALTIDNRRRLRLAPHVKAHLSALLALAMLAKAADYLLQSWELVYSTRGVTFGASYTDVHASLPVLRFLAVVALIAAALFLVNVRYRGWRLPMAAILVMLLTWVFAGKAYPAIVQQYRVTPNEIAAESKYIQYNLEATRWAFGLSNLIQLPYPATTDLTPQELARYAATTENVRLWEPRPALSTYSQIQEIRLYYAFNDVDVDRYVVNGKYREVLVSARELDQEQLQEQSKTWVNRHLVYTHGYGLVMSPVNEAAPDGLPVLFISNIPPASSIDLKVTRPEIYYGELGNEFVVVKTATKEFDYPSGDTNVFSTYQGAGGIPVGSWLRKLAFSVRFGSLKLLLSDALTQDSRIMFRRTIKERVQALAPFLVYDRDPYLVLRPDGTLVWMWDAYTTSSRFPYSQPHANNINYIRGAVKAVIDAYDGTVTFYQVDASDPLAKAWSKIFGGLFVSGDQMPADLRAHMRYPEDLFSIQASVLATYHMTDPQIFYNKEDVWEIPYELYGAEEIPVAPYYQVLALPGETNAEFVLLQPFSPLTKKNMTAILVARQDGQHYGKLLVLTLPKDKLVYGPAQVEARISNDPAISSQLTLWDQAGSRVIRGNLLVVPIGRSIVYFEPVYLQAEQSPIPELTRVIVAYGEQVVMEPTVKEALAKVFGQSPAGETTSTSSGSSTTPSPPGTTTATGSSTTTTTTSTPSGPGSTTTPEISQLIELAAKHYDAALEAQRRGDWAKYGEEISKLGQVLEQLTRLTR
- a CDS encoding MBL fold metallo-hydrolase, giving the protein MKLTYFGHSSFLVQTQDGTRIIIDPYRSGAYDGAVKYDPVGETADVVIASHEHDDHGACDTVLGNPKAYVHPDQVNVGKVTITGFHVAHDEKGGSERGKNTLIVIDDGDIRLAHLGDLGHTLDDTTTKALGRVDVLLVPVGGFFTIDHKQAAKVVEAINPRVVIPMHYKTDRVDFPIAKVDDFLATQTRVEHKDSPTIELTRSTLPAERTVMVLPHAR
- the trxA gene encoding thioredoxin; protein product: MSGGTVKEVNAQEFDELLSTSTVPVVVDFWAPWCGPCRMVAPVLEKLAADHAGKVTVAKVNVDMHPDLAARYGIMSIPTVILFSGGRVQKQLIGARRLEEYEREFGLV
- a CDS encoding zinc ribbon domain-containing protein; translated protein: MASYDLKCRSCGKEFEVFVLGFLKDGAKVCPECGSKDVERRYTAFEGVISVNSSSEKRLASCPDGGRREPASCPMGSCCNCGGLN
- a CDS encoding prolipoprotein diacylglyceryl transferase translates to MHPELLHIGSFTLYSYGVMMALAFIAAGFVARWQFKKRGVDPDFIFPLLIAAIVGGLLGAKIHYLIIHPEEWPDNLLSGQGLVWFGGLFGAIAAVVIVTLVSRKPLGAVMDAGAVAVPVGYFFGRMGCFLRGCCHGQPTDLPWGLSFPEGIPPTPPGVKVHPTQLYSGVASLVIFALLAWVIGPRLKRQGSLIFVYALIAGIERFLVEFIRTNEPVGLGLTQQQWIAIAMMIVGVAGTYWFETHGKPRIAVEVSASGGAKTVSGKAVTKR
- a CDS encoding DUF4349 domain-containing protein codes for the protein MKSRRARTGWLIALACVGVLIAAGLVSAAGCGTKDEVSQSTASTVYRGSEEGYVTTTAAGYSPSEGVPATQDKGYAPAPSQGSGTATGGLSTLEAAAGQKVITDAVLEIEVEQGKFQAVFEQARLLADRYGGYVVSSQAFSGDEEDAMKSGTVVVRVPASSFNRALSDAEKLGHLKREQIQTQDVTEEFVDLKARIANAEAHVKALQALLAKAQTVDEILQVQQTLTYAQEELERLQGRMRYLDEHTSYSTLTMTIYEVGAEVVTGSNWGVIQALKDALKNVVKAFNAIVRGLGVLIPVLILLAIIAYIIYRVVLAIARRNRQRRMVQAAQYPMGWGAPPAGWGGTPGPGVAGPTSPTSQAGGPESSGPAGAPQAPGGPESGS
- the rpsF gene encoding 30S ribosomal protein S6, whose translation is MNGYELVLILRPDVTDEERNAVLQRAKDIITGDQGVVLRVDEWGRKRLAYEIKHMAEGIYYVLYFDCAPSTLNEVTRVLRISDSVLRFMAVRRTKPVSTQEGTATQAEPIAEEA
- the ssb gene encoding single-stranded DNA-binding protein: MARGIARVTLVGNLTRDPELRQTPSGTPVCQLAVAVNSSYKDATGQWVEKPNYFDVIVWGTQGENCARYLSKGRQVAIDGRLDQRTWEGQDGVRRSKVEIIADTVMFIGAPGEPREAPERGLERLGTDSLPPDDFRDIDFGADDIPF
- the rpsR gene encoding 30S ribosomal protein S18; this encodes MASAKKKKAKAASSSRRRKYCFFCKENLEVDYKDYVTLRRFMSERAKIRSRRTTGACRRHQRQVAVAIKRARELALLPYIAR
- the rplI gene encoding 50S ribosomal protein L9 — protein: MEVILLQDVENVGKKGEIAHVSDGFARNYLLPRKLAEVATPGRIAAVRKIMEEKQARARREAERADETREILCRTVLTIPASVGAGERLFGSVTNQDIAEAIYAARKIRIDKRNVDLAEPIKMVGTYMVKVHVHPSVEPAEVKVIVIPEERKA